The segment AGCCAATCTTCTTTGATCTTGATAAGACCATGATAAAGGagttacttttttcaattataaatgaaatggaGAAGCATGGGTTTAGAATTCGAGGAATCACGATAAACATGGGAAATGTATCTCTAATATCTCAACTGtcattaaatgacaaaaattactcGTTTTTGAATCCATATGACCCCTCACGCAATGTTTATGTCTTTACCGATTCATGCCTTTTATTGAAGAGAGCTAGTGATAATTTACTAGATAAAGGATTTGTTACATTTTCAAGGGATGTCATACGTTCAGCTGAGCTTAAAAAgtcggatttaaaaaaacttctcaTTCAAGATGACAGTGAGCTTAAGATAGCACATAAACTCTGtgatattcaattaaattgcaAGGGAAATGCTAGACAGCGCGTTTCATATGCAGCTCAATTACTATCAAAAACAACTGCTAAATCGAAATCTTTTACATTAATGAAAATTGATGAAGAAGACGCAaaactaaaagaagaattaattcttgCATTTGACTCTTGGTTCGATGTTTTAAATTCCCGTAGAACATTCAATACGAAGAAAATGTCATATGGGTTTGGAATACATTGGAGAAAATAGCAATACATATTAGACAAAATGGAAGTTCTCATTCATTctatgaaaatgtaaataagtcAGGTGATGGATATTTAAAGAGCTATCTTCCATGGCAAAAAGGCATACTAATGTCAATCAAATCTTTTAAATCCTTATATACTGACTTAGTGGAAATGGTCctctcaattatattttgactgCCAGATTAAATCAAGATTGTGTGGAGAATTTCTTTAGTCAGTAATTTAAGAAGAATTTACTCTAACGCGTACGtacttaaagtaaaatattttttaataatttattcaatttttctctatttaattaattattttttataatttaatttttaatactaataataagtaGTAATGAAGGTTTAACTATTTTTCAGAATTCCTGGTATATCCGGTGATAATTCCCATCCAGTACAAGTCGACTGTCATATCcttcagtaaaaaaattataatagtccTTGTTTTACTGCCAAGATATTTAAAAGTGTTGGGGTAACGCCTGAGTCCATCAATAAACATATGGATGAGCTGAACCCCCAGATTGATTCATAggaaatttcaaatgattttgaacTTATAAAAGCATGTCAGAtatcaaaatcatttgaaatttctGAGAATAGAAAGTGGGATTGCAATGTTCAAGGACTGAGCTATGTGGCTGGGTATATagcaagaaaatttaatgaaaaatttccaGCACTTTGTACCATTTCCTCGCAAGTACATCGTGATGAAGCATTACTTTCTCCCTGGTTAATGCATCTCTCAAAGGGTGGTTTAAtggtttaaagatttttttttaaattactgtaGGCTTtttaatgtgaatttttttcatattcataatgATCTGGATCGTGACCTCAACGTTATCCGTCGATTTGGCTCATATTTAACGCAtaagtatgaaaatatatttccagCAGAAGTGCTTGTGTTATTTTCTAAAGTGCGAACATTTATTGGAACTAAATccctcaattataatttaagagtTCAAGAAGCTAATTCTTAAGCCAGAAGgctaaaaaaattgcacaatttagtatttaaagtttaattattatcaatttagatTTTCcctcattcataattttttatgcattatattattatgctaTATcactaaataaacattaataactCTCTGAAATAAggctatattatattaattaaaaagttcatttatacGATATATGAAACACAAAGGATCAAAATGATAAGCACAAATTCTAAATTCATCAGTATTGAATTCGTCTTGCACACGTTTACTGAAATCTACCATCTCCACattctctttctaattattctttcttttttatctatctctttctttctatatcaagaacttttttcccctagactcaactagatattaaatatgctgTAATATAGAAAAGTATAGACataggaaattaattaattaggtactacaaatttttatttgaatgagtaTGAATCAATGAATTAGCTAAGCATGAATGATACTAATTGATATGATTTCAATATAAACccaagataaattattataatagaatgtttaaaagaaatgtgacttatttcaaaaagtttttttttaattgaatatattttcctacaagATGCCTAAGAACACCTATACCAGGGGATGCCTGCACGCAATACTTCCTTACAATTCCTGCCGCACGAACAAATCACGAACGACTACTATGataatgacaaattttatttaaatttttactttttaaatttatgtagtagCAACAGCCAATAACTAATAAGTGTAATAACCAAGGctcgtcccaatgacgtcactagaaatacaaagaaataaatttaataaatctgctgtcCAGCCATTTTgttgttgcctaaccttgttctagtaaaattgagaaaagttgagtttatatttacttttttttaatatttacttcacGTTTTTTTATGCGATGTATTTTaggttgtaaaaaaatagtatctgAGAGAACGTTGACTATAAGCGTATTTTTATCATACCCGAATTtgactgtatataaaaaataaaggtaaaaaataactttttggaatattgtttatttacaatgaaattcaattatgactaattaaacatataaatgtAATGTAAACAAGaaataagattaaataatatgagtatattattttaacactGATAAATCTGCACAAAATTTCTAACTtaacataaaacttttttattaaaaactaagaatcgttatttaaaattaatcaaattgtgTTTTACCATTACAATTAAGTGATATTTGGACaacagtaaataaaataatgattcttaaataattaacttttcaaggctgcaaatatatctatatatatatataatatataataacggtttttaattaattggagGAATAGCAAATAGATCCAAGCTCTTTTAAGCGATGTTGGTTTCTGGGGGAATCgtgtataaaaatgtacaaaaaaataaaacaggattcaacttaattaattttaattattaatcctCCTCAAATATCGTGATTGtactttactttatattttaatattaaattgaaagacaatttattataaaagtgtttaatatatatttaattgaataattattagtaaGCGCTTAAATCACTTTGAAAATAAGTtgttactattaaaataaacgtatacatatatatatacttatatatttaattatagtttattgaCTACATGGCAACACTCACTACAATTTAGACCGTAACCAACAGAAGCACCAAATAATGAGTGaacttataaataatgtattaaaaacatCCATTTTTCTTAGACATGAgttgcttctttttttcataagttttttttagtgaatCAAATGACAAATACAGAATTTTTGAACACCAAGAGGAGagagaatgagaaattgatttaagaaaaaaaaaatccttcctgtaGTCGAAAAGAGGAACAGATAAGATCAATTATTGAGGGTTAATCTTTGTTACAAAACTGATGGGAAAAAGGCCGACTTGTCCAGTTCGTTCAGATGTACCTTTGCACCAGCCATCCTCCCTTCTGCTATTCAAGTACACAATGTCATTTTCCTCCATATTTAGTTCATATTTACCACTTGCAGGAAATGTGgctatacatttaaatttttcacgTGGAGCCAAAGCTCCCCTGGTGGATTTAGGATGTGGAATTTTGGTCGAAGAAGGTGATGTTATATTTGGAGGAACAATGGTGTGTTGAGTATTAAATACTTTCATTTGATGTTTAAACGAGGGAGATATTGGATCGCTACGGAAATCAATGAGATCTTTTTCATGTTGGGTAGAAGAATTTGCTGACAGTTGTTGcttatcatatttgatatgttGAACATAATTTCCAGGAAAGAATCCCGTTTTAAGAGTTTGAATGGAAGAGCCCTTGAACCATCCATCTTTTCTCTGATCAATGACGATATAGAGTTCAGATTTTTTAAGATCAAGTTCGTCACTTTTGCATGGTTGATAGTCATAGAGAGCACGATAGACTTGATGGGCTCGGTTTTGAGGTGGTTTAGGGGGAAGTGTAGGAACTATGGGCGGTGGTGCTCTAGTTGCTTTCGTGTTTTCAGGGATTGTTTCGGGTTTGCATGGTGTGTTGGAGTTGGAATTTTTCCCCAGGCTTTCCAGAATACGATTCAGGATAATATTAGATGGTAGATCATCCAGAGAAGACTTAAATTCCGTACGGCATTCTGGGCACAAGTAGGTGGCTCCCCTACTCTTTCGAATGATGCCTTCTATACACacgatacatacataaaaagaagagtagtataattagttaattattaattaggtaAGAAATGAATTGACAAACGTGACGCTACCCAAGCATCGTCGACAAAATGTGTGCTGACAGGGAAGGACTTTATGGGTGGCATCCAATTGCTCAAGACACACAGAGCACTCCAAAAGAAATTCGATATCCTCCGAGTTCATCCCTTCGTTTCCTAATCCCTCCTTCCGACGAAAgacacaaaatgtattttacagtCGACAATTAGCCATATGAGAGCGAGCGAGCTATTCATAGCAGTTTAATTCTCTTTCATTACGGGCCGTCAACCCCTTTACCAAGGGGTGCCAACTACGACAAATACTCAATCGATATATCACAATATTTGTTTAGGCATATATACTACTAGTACATTACAATAAGACTATTTTGTCCATTTCTAAATTtagtaacaaatatataaaaaataatttcgtccaaaaaaattggaaatatttttttgaaaggcgTGTGCCCgtactttttctatttcttttccgGTTAGATGTCAAATATTTTCCCTATTAATTATCAAAACCTCTATACATAGTGTTCTGATAACAAAAAAGTTACTCAAAGCCGCCTATTAATTATAGTCCTATAATATATGCTCCCTTAAATGATTATattggataaaattattaatataatatgtgtattataattaatactcTAATCAATTATAAACTCAAAGAtgtataaatatagtatatttccaCATATTCGTTATGGAAAAGTCTCACTACAGTACAGATTACATGACTGAAAAAAGTTTAtctgaattatataaaatctgTCTAATAACGTTAGTTAATGAATAAtaggaattatttatattatcatataaataaataaattacattaaaaccAAGAACTCATATACAAACTATGAGAAATTGAATACTAACTATGATATAGAAGTAATATTAATTCCGCGTCGATTGAATCATAGAAAGTGGAgtatgcaaaaatgtatttttattcctGTTTCTTCTGGTTTCCATAAGCAGAGCTTTTACTGAATTTGGTAAttccaatcatttttttcagaCCAAAATATAGGAGTGAGtatattgcaattaaaaaacCAATATGGAAACTTGATCCATAAATAAAAGTACGAATCACATAATAGAAAAACGGAGCAAGAACAAGAATGTTGAGAACAATTGCGTTTATCAAGGAGTGTAGCCTTCGTTTAGGAAAAAAGTGTATAGACTCCGTACCTTCTCCAAAATGTcctgaattaataaaatgatcaatGAACTCGTCTTTTTCTTTGTACGTTTTCATGAGGAAACTATTGATAGAGTCCTCTTTTTTCTCAACACCATCCAGAGGAAGTCGTCTGACAAAGGCATCTACATTGAGAGGCTCTCCATTCAGGACTCTTAATAGACTAGATGTTTCCTTTTGTGCTACAAGGGTGACATCGTAAATTGCAGGGACAGCTTTAAAATCCAAGTTCATTAAAGTCAAATAAAAGCCCCTGGTGCGGGGAATCAGATGATGCTTCAGATCGGGCAAATTCGAATCCATTGATTTTAACCTAAAATCTTGTGAAGCCAAATGTTTCTCCTTTGTAAAACGGGTACCTTCCGCATAGATGAGGAGCCAAAATGGAAATGGATAGTCATTAAGCCTCTGAATGGCCGCTGGAATCAATTTTTGGTCTACATTCCAAtttcttttgacaaaaataatatccgACAAATTCCATCCCCACCCTAAGACAGGCACATATTTGAGTACGGCTTTCATGAAGACTTTGGCTGCACCAAGGATGCGGAAACGCTCGGCAATACACCAACCAAAGAGCCAGTCTGTTTCATAATGGTGATTGCAGAGTATTATTGCGTGCTCATGGCCAATTTGGGATTGCATTTCTTTGATCTGTGACGAAGGACCATACATACGGACTTCCGAGGAGGACCAccaatcaaagaaaaatataaactggCCGTACATAATCCATTGGAGGTAATAGTTCAAACGGCGAAATAAGCTCTTTGGGAAGAGGAGATAGGATAGCCCTTGGAGTAAATTTATGGCTAGACCCGATATTAAAAAGGTCAGGAAGAAGAGGATATGAAAAAATGTCCAGGATTTCCAACCCATTTCCGCCACATGCACACAACGTATccaaaaaagtttgattatttagtattatctcctattattattattaagtaaaaacaCGCACGTACCAAAGTTGAATGATAAAGAAGCTAGAAAGGAGGGGGGAAGGAAGctgagagaagaaaaaaaaatgtataaatattaaatagtataatCATATCAGGATCGTAGCATCTTTAAAAGCATGCGTAATTATTTAAGATTAGTCGGTCTTTAACCTCCTTTCATTATCattagcaatattttatttcaagttacctctattaattaataaactcatAATAACCCAGTCATTCTCAGAGTATAAGCAATGAATCCCCGAatctataatatacatattttaagctAACAATCATCTTTTAGCGATGAGTTTGTATATAGACATTGAACACTAATAGTTCATTAAACAGCATACTGAGATTTTAAGGTAATGAAGAAATAGTAATTAAggtaatattttgacaatatcttaaatatcaaGCCGTATTTGTGATAGATAGTACTATCAtaagagggaaaaaaatgagtaaaaattcCTACagcatttttctaatatattatataatctagAAGTGAGggttttaaagatttatttaaagataagttCGATCATCACAacactttttaacaaattcagaaagtaaataaaaaaaataataattataatacgtaACATCTATAACATAATCAAAATGTAGAGGTTACTACAAAACAGGAAATTCTGTTCGCTCAGACTTTCTTTGAAAATACCTCTGAACGGCATCCTCAAACACTTTTccacaagttatttttttccaaatgtctTTTTTTGGCTTTGGTGGAACAAggatgttttctttttcttctttattcgAAGAACTACTCGTCTTCACATTCTTACTTCTTCGTTTCTTACTCTCCAGTGATGATGTCATCTTGACTCTTTTTTCTTCAAGCTCATCATCTGAAGAATCTTCACCCCTATCGATACGCTTTTTTCGTGCCTCCCGCTTTTCCCtatctctttttaatttatcacgCATCTCTTCCATTTTTTCTTCACGGGATTGAACAATGACAGAACTTTCATCTTTTGAGGGTGATTCCTCTCTTGTGTTTTTCTCATTGTCATCTCCAGAGGTAGAGGATGTGTCATCAGAAGAGGATTCCTCTGAGCTTTCAACATTTTTGGccctgtatttttttgtagttttgtcGATCTTTTTGATTCCTTGAATCGGGTTCGTCTCCTCCATTTCCTTGGCAGCTTCTTTTTGTCCTTTTTCTTCTCCCATGGTTTGTCTATACAAATGTCTGTAAAAGCCTGACATGTCTTTCTGCTTTGATACCTCACACAAATCATCCAAAGCTTCTTTTCTCCGTTCCTCCTCTTGGAGTCGTTCCATCTCCTCCATCTTTTCCCTATATGCGGATGTTACAAAACTTTCCTTATCCTTAAATTGATTTCCCTCAGCTAGTCTCTCCTTCTCCACTTTTCGTTCGATTCTTCGCTCCCTCTCTCGTTCACGATCCTCTGCACTCTTTAATAAACTTGCTATATATTTAGGCTTCTTGTTCTCGATGTGTGTATTTCTGTACTTGATAGACTCTTTCATCTTCTTCTCCTGCATTTCATCATAAACCTCATCATACTGATAAATGGCGGCATCCTCCACCTTCAATGTTAAAATAGAGACATTTTTAAGTGAATAAATATCATCAACTTACTTTAGACGGCTTTGACTTTTTCTT is part of the Lepeophtheirus salmonis chromosome 14, UVic_Lsal_1.4, whole genome shotgun sequence genome and harbors:
- the LOC121129937 gene encoding E3 ubiquitin-protein ligase SH3RF1, which translates into the protein MNSEDIEFLLECSVCLEQLDATHKVLPCQHTFCRRCLEGIIRKSRGATYLCPECRTEFKSSLDDLPSNIILNRILESLGKNSNSNTPCKPETIPENTKATRAPPPIVPTLPPKPPQNRAHQVYRALYDYQPCKSDELDLKKSELYIVIDQRKDGWFKGSSIQTLKTGFFPGNYVQHIKYDKQQLSANSSTQHEKDLIDFRSDPISPSFKHQMKVFNTQHTIVPPNITSPSSTKIPHPKSTRGALAPREKFKCIATFPASGKYELNMEENDIVYLNSRREDGWCKGTSERTGQVGLFPISFVTKINPQ
- the LOC121129936 gene encoding 1-acyl-sn-glycerol-3-phosphate acyltransferase delta; protein product: MGWKSWTFFHILFFLTFLISGLAINLLQGLSYLLFPKSLFRRLNYYLQWIMYGQFIFFFDWWSSSEVRMYGPSSQIKEMQSQIGHEHAIILCNHHYETDWLFGWCIAERFRILGAAKVFMKAVLKYVPVLGWGWNLSDIIFVKRNWNVDQKLIPAAIQRLNDYPFPFWLLIYAEGTRFTKEKHLASQDFRLKSMDSNLPDLKHHLIPRTRGFYLTLMNLDFKAVPAIYDVTLVAQKETSSLLRVLNGEPLNVDAFVRRLPLDGVEKKEDSINSFLMKTYKEKDEFIDHFINSGHFGEGTESIHFFPKRRLHSLINAIVLNILVLAPFFYYVIRTFIYGSSFHIGFLIAIYSLLYFGLKKMIGITKFSKSSAYGNQKKQE
- the LOC121129935 gene encoding uncharacterized protein, giving the protein MSSSSNAYNKQSYGLLVSNKVANTIQKTKNVFGDDSDSDVGEGSGTTDWMRKKLQTEAKKKSKPSKVEDAAIYQYDEVYDEMQEKKMKESIKYRNTHIENKKPKYIASLLKSAEDRERERERRIERKVEKERLAEGNQFKDKESFVTSAYREKMEEMERLQEEERRKEALDDLCEVSKQKDMSGFYRHLYRQTMGEEKGQKEAAKEMEETNPIQGIKKIDKTTKKYRAKNVESSEESSSDDTSSTSGDDNEKNTREESPSKDESSVIVQSREEKMEEMRDKLKRDREKREARKKRIDRGEDSSDDELEEKRVKMTSSLESKKRRSKNVKTSSSSNKEEKENILVPPKPKKDIWKKITCGKVFEDAVQRYFQRKSERTEFPVL